Proteins encoded by one window of Fodinicurvata sediminis DSM 21159:
- a CDS encoding UxaA family hydrolase, whose protein sequence is MAQTETQLAEAERTPSVQAVSAPAVVRLNPDDNVMVACRRLTAGSEPSALGVKCLDDIPSGHKVAARAIAHGEAVRKYGQIIGFATQDIDAGQHVHTHNCGMGDFERDYAYGAEARPTDYVPEAERATFQGIVRPDGRIATRNYIGVLTTVNCSATVARAVADSFRGPALDAYPNVDGVVAFAHGTGCGMAGSGEGMELLQRTLHGYLTHPNFAGVLLIGLGCEMNQINRIVERFGLERGSSFDYMKIQEAGGTRAAVQDGVERVQAMLPAANEVKRQPVSASHIKLALQCGGSDGYSGITANPALGAAVDKLVRHGGTAILSETPEIYGAEHLLTRRAASREVGEKLIERIHWWEDYTAKNSGSMDNNPSPGNKEGGLTTILEKSLGAAAKGGTTRLENVHGYAEPIAGPGFVFMDSPGYDPCSITGQIASGANIVCFTTGRGSVSGFKPSPSLKLCTNSTTYQRMSEDMDINCGPVLDEGISIEEMGDKIFDLILRTASGQQSCSEALDFGDNEFVPWQIGAVM, encoded by the coding sequence ATGGCACAGACCGAAACCCAGTTGGCAGAGGCGGAACGGACTCCGAGTGTGCAGGCCGTGTCTGCGCCGGCCGTGGTGCGCCTGAACCCGGACGACAATGTCATGGTGGCCTGTCGCCGCTTGACGGCGGGGAGCGAACCGTCTGCGCTCGGTGTGAAATGTCTCGATGATATTCCATCAGGCCACAAGGTGGCGGCCCGCGCGATTGCGCATGGTGAGGCCGTTCGCAAATATGGCCAGATCATCGGTTTCGCCACTCAGGACATTGACGCCGGCCAGCACGTGCATACGCACAACTGTGGCATGGGCGACTTCGAGCGCGATTATGCCTACGGCGCCGAGGCACGCCCCACCGACTATGTGCCCGAGGCGGAGCGCGCGACTTTCCAGGGAATCGTGCGCCCTGACGGCCGTATTGCGACCCGCAATTACATAGGTGTCCTGACTACGGTGAACTGTTCCGCGACGGTCGCTCGCGCGGTGGCGGACTCCTTTCGCGGACCAGCGCTCGATGCCTATCCCAATGTGGACGGAGTCGTGGCTTTTGCACACGGAACCGGCTGCGGTATGGCCGGCTCGGGCGAAGGCATGGAACTGCTGCAGCGCACCCTGCACGGCTACCTGACGCATCCGAACTTTGCCGGTGTCCTGCTGATCGGACTTGGCTGCGAGATGAACCAGATCAATCGCATCGTGGAGCGCTTCGGGCTCGAGCGCGGCAGCAGCTTCGACTACATGAAGATCCAGGAGGCCGGCGGTACGCGCGCCGCGGTCCAGGATGGCGTGGAGCGTGTCCAGGCCATGCTTCCTGCCGCCAACGAGGTGAAACGCCAGCCGGTTTCCGCCAGCCATATCAAACTGGCGCTGCAGTGCGGCGGTTCGGATGGTTATTCCGGTATCACGGCAAATCCGGCGCTCGGCGCCGCCGTTGACAAGCTGGTACGCCATGGCGGTACGGCAATCCTCAGCGAGACACCGGAGATCTATGGCGCCGAACATCTGCTGACGCGGCGCGCCGCCAGTCGCGAGGTAGGTGAGAAGCTGATCGAGCGTATCCACTGGTGGGAGGATTACACCGCGAAGAATTCCGGTTCCATGGACAACAACCCCTCTCCCGGGAACAAGGAAGGCGGCCTGACCACGATTCTGGAGAAATCCCTGGGGGCGGCCGCCAAGGGCGGCACGACTCGGTTGGAGAATGTCCATGGTTATGCCGAGCCCATCGCGGGGCCGGGCTTCGTGTTCATGGATTCACCCGGTTACGACCCCTGTTCGATCACCGGTCAGATCGCCAGCGGCGCGAATATCGTCTGTTTTACCACCGGCCGCGGCTCGGTGTCCGGCTTCAAGCCGTCGCCCTCCTTGAAGCTCTGCACGAACTCGACGACCTACCAGCGCATGTCCGAGGACATGGACATCAACTGCGGGCCCGTACTGGATGAAGGCATTTCCATCGAGGAGATGGGGGACAAGATCTTCGATCTGATCCTGCGTACCGCTTCGGGCCAGCAGAGCTGCAGCGAGGCGCTCGACTTCGGTGACAATGAGTTCGTTCCCTGGCAGATCGGCGCGGTGATGTAG
- a CDS encoding ABC transporter ATP-binding protein — protein sequence MTGSEYVLEAEGLTKQFRGFYAVNGVNLKVRRGSIHALIGPNGAGKTTVFNLLTKFLEPTSGRILYNGEDITRSGSAAIARKGMVRSFQISAVFPQLTTLENVRVALQRPTGLTHKFWKAEKVLDSMNEQAMELLEAVGLNDFAQVHAGELPYGRKRSLEIATTLALDPEFMLLDEPTAGMAHEDVSRVSALIKRVSKDRTILLVEHNLSVVSDLSDTITVLQRGEVLVEGDYETLTNNPDVREAYMGTGHA from the coding sequence ATGACCGGGTCCGAGTATGTGCTGGAAGCCGAAGGGCTGACCAAACAGTTTCGCGGCTTCTATGCCGTGAACGGTGTGAATCTAAAAGTCCGGCGGGGGAGCATCCATGCGCTGATTGGTCCCAACGGCGCCGGAAAGACCACTGTCTTCAATCTTCTGACAAAATTCCTGGAGCCCACCTCAGGGCGCATTCTCTATAACGGGGAAGACATCACGCGCAGCGGCTCGGCGGCCATTGCACGCAAGGGCATGGTGCGCTCTTTCCAGATTTCGGCCGTTTTTCCGCAACTAACCACCTTGGAGAATGTACGGGTGGCCTTGCAGCGGCCAACGGGCCTGACCCACAAGTTCTGGAAAGCCGAAAAGGTGCTCGATTCCATGAACGAGCAGGCCATGGAACTGCTGGAAGCGGTGGGGCTCAACGATTTTGCGCAGGTGCATGCTGGCGAGCTGCCTTATGGGCGCAAGCGCTCGCTCGAGATTGCAACGACCCTGGCGCTCGATCCGGAGTTCATGCTGCTGGACGAACCGACCGCCGGCATGGCGCACGAAGATGTCAGCAGGGTATCGGCCCTGATCAAGCGGGTGTCGAAGGACAGAACGATCCTGTTAGTCGAGCATAATCTGAGTGTTGTGTCCGATCTTTCCGACACAATTACGGTTCTCCAGCGCGGAGAGGTCCTGGTCGAGGGCGATTACGAGACGCTGACGAACAACCCCGACGTGCGCGAGGCTTATATGGGAACCGGTCATGCCTGA